In Candidatus Zixiibacteriota bacterium, a genomic segment contains:
- a CDS encoding YfiR family protein has product MATLLAPTAMLVAAKNMTPDEIDYKADFIVKVVDYVTWPEGAGTNANGEIAIGVIGESPLTPKLKELAAAREGGKMTVTVVTSDADLSVFQILFLTTEDKTELAKILKKVQNAPVLTISDAYYFARHGVMVNFYSEDVDGKAKIKFEVNQMTLGFVGLKMSSKLLKLATII; this is encoded by the coding sequence TTGGCGACGCTGCTGGCGCCGACAGCAATGTTGGTGGCGGCAAAGAACATGACTCCCGATGAAATCGACTACAAGGCCGATTTTATCGTAAAAGTCGTGGACTACGTCACCTGGCCGGAGGGCGCCGGCACCAACGCCAACGGCGAAATCGCCATCGGCGTTATCGGAGAATCCCCTCTCACGCCGAAGCTGAAGGAGCTGGCCGCCGCAAGAGAAGGCGGCAAGATGACAGTTACCGTCGTGACCTCGGACGCCGATCTTTCCGTGTTTCAGATTCTATTCCTCACCACCGAAGACAAAACCGAGCTCGCCAAGATCCTCAAGAAGGTCCAGAATGCGCCGGTGCTCACGATCAGCGACGCTTATTATTTCGCGCGGCATGGCGTTATGGTGAATTTCTATAGTGAAGATGTTGACGGAAAGGCCAAGATCAAGTTTGAGGTCAACCAGATGACCCTCGGTTTCGTGGGGCTAAAAATGAGCTCCAAGCTGCTCAAGCTGGCGACCATAATCTGA